A single genomic interval of Pieris brassicae chromosome 14, ilPieBrab1.1, whole genome shotgun sequence harbors:
- the LOC123718048 gene encoding uncharacterized protein LOC123718048 isoform X2: MCTGEWRGMGVARSPSHESVTTDLSLFSVSSAASDARVLRLLACKAGQGPEPSLRVASPNPEGKALSLRRGSPAVPLQGDACRDLLAGCASLCAQLGLRRSFSAGDVSAPGFQPPVRSATSEVGLCAALEAMTLNAASRSCSTWVAGGSQLPSPQRSQPVQLPQRTLPTDNKKVRQSYIKRRLITTYRALERMSQSEFNLDKLEAAAVSAVSAVNPGPITITVPTKNTNFVHPEAAHLALTAADLERERGRALSKYERNMMIFNWLHTLDEASPF, encoded by the exons ATGTGTACGGGGGAGTGGAGAGGGATGGGGGTAGCCCGTTCCCCATCACATGAATCTGTGACAACAGATTTATCCCTGTTTAGTGTATCATCTGCTGCTTCTGACGCTAGAGTACTGCGGTTGCTCGCCTGTAAG GCTGGCCAAGGACCGGAGCCATCACTTCGTGTTGCAAGTCCCAATCCCGAAGGAAAGGCATTAAG CCTTCGTCGTGGTTCACCAGCAGTACCGCTTCAGGGTGACGCTTGTCGCGACCTTCTGGCAGGTTGCGCGTCTCTCTGTGCCCAATTGGGACTTCGCAGGTCATTTAGTGCTGGTGACGTGTCTGCTCCGGGTTTTCAACCGCCTGTCAGATC CGCGACTTCAGAAGTTGGTTTGTGCGCTGCCCTTGAAGCCATGACTTTAAATGCAGCATCTCGTTCTTGTAGCACTTGGGTGGCTG GTGGTTCTCAGCTACCATCACCACAAAGGTCGCAGCCGGTCCAACTACCCCAAAGGACGCTTCCCACTGAcaataaaaag gttCGTCAAAGCTACATCAAGCGACGGTTGATCACGACCTACAGAGCATTGGAGAGGATGTCGCAATCTGAATTCAATTTGGACAAGTTagag gCAGCCGCTGTAAGTGCGGTATCAGCTGTGAATCCTGGCCCCATCACCATCACAGTGCCAactaaaaacacaaatttcgTTCATCCag aagCGGCACATTTAGCTTTGACAGCTGCCGACCTCGAGCGGGAAAGGGGAAGGGCTCTGTCGAAGTATGAGCGTAATATGATGATATTCAACTGGCTTCATACATTGGACGAGGCATCGCCATTCTAA
- the LOC123718048 gene encoding uncharacterized protein LOC123718048 isoform X1, translated as MCTGEWRGMGVARSPSHESVTTDLSLFSVSSAASDARVLRLLACKAGQGPEPSLRVASPNPEGKALSLRRGSPAVPLQGDACRDLLAGCASLCAQLGLRRSFSAGDVSAPGFQPPVRSATSEVGLCAALEAMTLNAASRSCSTWVAVGGSQLPSPQRSQPVQLPQRTLPTDNKKVRQSYIKRRLITTYRALERMSQSEFNLDKLEAAAVSAVSAVNPGPITITVPTKNTNFVHPEAAHLALTAADLERERGRALSKYERNMMIFNWLHTLDEASPF; from the exons ATGTGTACGGGGGAGTGGAGAGGGATGGGGGTAGCCCGTTCCCCATCACATGAATCTGTGACAACAGATTTATCCCTGTTTAGTGTATCATCTGCTGCTTCTGACGCTAGAGTACTGCGGTTGCTCGCCTGTAAG GCTGGCCAAGGACCGGAGCCATCACTTCGTGTTGCAAGTCCCAATCCCGAAGGAAAGGCATTAAG CCTTCGTCGTGGTTCACCAGCAGTACCGCTTCAGGGTGACGCTTGTCGCGACCTTCTGGCAGGTTGCGCGTCTCTCTGTGCCCAATTGGGACTTCGCAGGTCATTTAGTGCTGGTGACGTGTCTGCTCCGGGTTTTCAACCGCCTGTCAGATC CGCGACTTCAGAAGTTGGTTTGTGCGCTGCCCTTGAAGCCATGACTTTAAATGCAGCATCTCGTTCTTGTAGCACTTGGGTGGCTG TAGGTGGTTCTCAGCTACCATCACCACAAAGGTCGCAGCCGGTCCAACTACCCCAAAGGACGCTTCCCACTGAcaataaaaag gttCGTCAAAGCTACATCAAGCGACGGTTGATCACGACCTACAGAGCATTGGAGAGGATGTCGCAATCTGAATTCAATTTGGACAAGTTagag gCAGCCGCTGTAAGTGCGGTATCAGCTGTGAATCCTGGCCCCATCACCATCACAGTGCCAactaaaaacacaaatttcgTTCATCCag aagCGGCACATTTAGCTTTGACAGCTGCCGACCTCGAGCGGGAAAGGGGAAGGGCTCTGTCGAAGTATGAGCGTAATATGATGATATTCAACTGGCTTCATACATTGGACGAGGCATCGCCATTCTAA